TCAAGCATAAATTGCCAGACTTGAGCAAGCAGACTGAAAGATGGTCCACAAACTCATTGAATATTCAGCAGGTTTGAGTTCTTAATGACCTCAGTTTCATGTCAGAAGATACCCATTTTACAAGTAAGCTACGAACAACCTATTTAAGAGGTTCCACTAGGCTCAAGCTAAGGTCAAACCTAAGACCAACTGGGTCAGAATCTGACGCTTCCTAGGCCATGTGAGGCAAAGGCCACGCAAGGGCCAAGACCAGGCAGTAAATGATCTTTGGTTTTATGTGTGGGGTTTTGGAGGGAGAGGCATGCGTGTGTTCCCTAAGCACATTGGCATACATTTTCTTGAGCTGATAGCATATGTGTGTTCCCTAACACCAAGTATACACAACtgcaaatataaaatttaagcaCATTTGTCTACATTCTTTTCTAGCTCCCTCTGCGATGAGAAATAAGTTTTCTTGAATTCATTTTGAAGATCACCCTTTGTTCACCAAAATTAATGGGCAAGCCAACTCACAATAACCTTAAAGGTGATAAAGGATTTCAGTAATAAgaacacattaaaaaattcatgtcttcattaaaattatgtcccatctctctctctctcccctcctTAAGGTCCATTGTTGGGGAAAAAACAAATGTAGATCTTATGTCCTCcaatagaaaattgaaaaggatCCTTTCTTATAGGGATGGGAGTAAAAGGACCTATATAgataaaagttatattttataaaataaacatatcTGGAACCCAAAAATCTTCTTGAATCATGTTACCATGGAGGAAGAGAGGTTATGTATCATGCTCACACATACCTAATGAAGTATCAAAAAAGATTTCTCAAGGGTGAAAACATCGAACTTGGATCCTTCTGACTGCAATTAGAGAGATGCCTGTAGATGCACTAAATCATGATATGATATCACTTTCTGGCATCCATATTCGAAGAAGCCGATCATAAAACGAGCAAGTAGCCACCACAGAACTCTTATTTTTGCCTTCCTGGTTTGATTCACATTTCTGCCAATCTGCTCCATATGCGAGTGACTCATGCTTACTATATGTTTCAATCACTTCAGTGTTATCCCCTTCAATCTTAACAACTGCAAACCCGTTGTGCATGCAAGCTGCCAAGACAATACCCGGTAAAATAGGATGGGGCTTGATTCTCCAGACACCTCCCCCTAAACAAATTGAAGTTTCATTTACAGGTTTTGAGATTGATCTTACATCCCATACCCTCAAGTGCTCGTCATAACAACCAGTAAGTACAGTATTAGGATCATTAGGGCTCTTCACTATGCAGCAAACACCCATCTTATGAGCCTTGATATTCTGAAATGCTAACTTAGAAGGACTATGCCGTAGATCCCAACAACTGAATTTGCAGTCATCCGAACCACTGTATACCAGTTGGGGTTGGTGAATATCAAAAGAAGTTGCCC
The Quercus lobata isolate SW786 chromosome 10, ValleyOak3.0 Primary Assembly, whole genome shotgun sequence DNA segment above includes these coding regions:
- the LOC115963979 gene encoding diphthine methyltransferase homolog translates to MDVAHCYLDGNADAVEFCPHDSYQHVLAASTYTLQEGDCPSRSGSISLFNVDANMGRFDLFHRVDTVGIFDIKWSPVGGSNVGSLLAQADADGFLRTYSLEDSSDGAEGSFLKEINGVKISSSMCLCLDWNPSATSITVGLSDGSVSIVSVLESQIEIQQQWKGHDFELWATSFDIHQPQLVYSGSDDCKFSCWDLRHSPSKLAFQNIKAHKMGVCCIVKSPNDPNTVLTGCYDEHLRVWDVRSISKPVNETSICLGGGVWRIKPHPILPGIVLAACMHNGFAVVKIEGDNTEVIETYSKHESLAYGADWQKCESNQEGKNKSSVVATCSFYDRLLRIWMPESDIIS